One window from the genome of Acanthochromis polyacanthus isolate Apoly-LR-REF ecotype Palm Island chromosome 21, KAUST_Apoly_ChrSc, whole genome shotgun sequence encodes:
- the prmt1 gene encoding protein arginine N-methyltransferase 1 isoform X1, protein MAAPAERMEVSQGESSVKPAAEDMTSKDYYFDSYAHFGIHEEMLKDEVRTLTYRNSMFHNKHLFKDKVVLDVGSGTGILCMFAAKAGAKKVIGIECSSISDYAVKIVKANNLDDVVTIIKGKVEEVELPVDGVDIIISEWMGYCLFYESMLNTVIYARDKWLKPDGLIFPDRATLYVTAIEDRQYKDYKIHWWENVYGFDMSCIKEVAIKEPLVDVVDPKQLVSNSCLIREVDIYTVKAEDLTFTSPFCLQVKRNDYIHALVTYFNIEFTRCHKRIGFSTSPESPYTHWKQTVFYLDDYLTVKTGEEIFGTISMKPNIKNNRDLDFTVDIDFRGQLCEMSKTSEYRMR, encoded by the exons ATGGCGGCGCCAGCAGAGAGGATGGAG gtttctCAGGGGGAGAGCTCAGTCAAGCCTGCAGCAGAGGATATGACATCAAAGGACTATTACTTTGACTCATACGCCCACTTTGGAATCCACgag GAGATGCTGAAAGATGAGGTTCGCACTTTGACCTATCGCAATTCCATGTTTCACAACAAGCACCTGTTTAAGGACAAGGTGGTGTTAGATGTGGGCAGTGGGACAGGCATCCTCTGCATGTTTGCTGCCAAAGCTGGAGCCAAGAAGGTCATCGGG ATAGAGTGCAGCAGCATCTCAGACTATGCTGTAAAAATTGTCAAGGCGAATAACTTGGATGATG ttGTGACCATTATTAAGGGGAAGGTGGAGGAAGTGGAGCTGCCTGTGGATGGAGTAGACATTATCATATCAGAATGGATGGGCTACTGCCTCTTCTATGAGTCCATGCTGAATACAGTCATTTATGCCAGGGACAAGTGGCTG AAGCCAGATGGACTAATTTTCCCAGACAGGGCAACCCTTTATGTCACTGCCATTGAAGACAGGCAATACAAGGACTACAAAATCCACT GGTGGGAGAATGTGTATGGTTTTGATATGTCATGCATCAAGGAGGTGGCAATTAAGGAACCCCTGGTTGATGTAGTGGATCCCAAGCAGCTGGTCAGCAACTCATGTCTCATCAGG GAGGTGGACATCTACacagtgaaggcagaggacCTGACCTTCACGTCACCGTTCTGCCTGCAGGTGAAACGGAATGACTACATCCATGCGCTGGTCACCTACTTCAACATTGAGTTTACCCGTTGCCACAAGAGGATCGGCTTCTCCACCA GCCCAGAGTCTCCATACACCCACTGGAAGCAAACTGTTTTCTACTTGGATGATTACCTGACTGTCAAGACTGGTGAGGAGATCTTTGGCACCATCAGCATGAAGCCAAACATCAAGAACAAT AGAGACCTGGACTTCACCGTAGACATCGACTTCAGGGGTCAGCTGTGTGAGATGTCAAAGACATCAGAGTACAGGATGCGTTAG
- the prmt1 gene encoding protein arginine N-methyltransferase 1 isoform X2 produces MAAPAERMEGESSVKPAAEDMTSKDYYFDSYAHFGIHEEMLKDEVRTLTYRNSMFHNKHLFKDKVVLDVGSGTGILCMFAAKAGAKKVIGIECSSISDYAVKIVKANNLDDVVTIIKGKVEEVELPVDGVDIIISEWMGYCLFYESMLNTVIYARDKWLKPDGLIFPDRATLYVTAIEDRQYKDYKIHWWENVYGFDMSCIKEVAIKEPLVDVVDPKQLVSNSCLIREVDIYTVKAEDLTFTSPFCLQVKRNDYIHALVTYFNIEFTRCHKRIGFSTSPESPYTHWKQTVFYLDDYLTVKTGEEIFGTISMKPNIKNNRDLDFTVDIDFRGQLCEMSKTSEYRMR; encoded by the exons ATGGCGGCGCCAGCAGAGAGGATGGAG GGGGAGAGCTCAGTCAAGCCTGCAGCAGAGGATATGACATCAAAGGACTATTACTTTGACTCATACGCCCACTTTGGAATCCACgag GAGATGCTGAAAGATGAGGTTCGCACTTTGACCTATCGCAATTCCATGTTTCACAACAAGCACCTGTTTAAGGACAAGGTGGTGTTAGATGTGGGCAGTGGGACAGGCATCCTCTGCATGTTTGCTGCCAAAGCTGGAGCCAAGAAGGTCATCGGG ATAGAGTGCAGCAGCATCTCAGACTATGCTGTAAAAATTGTCAAGGCGAATAACTTGGATGATG ttGTGACCATTATTAAGGGGAAGGTGGAGGAAGTGGAGCTGCCTGTGGATGGAGTAGACATTATCATATCAGAATGGATGGGCTACTGCCTCTTCTATGAGTCCATGCTGAATACAGTCATTTATGCCAGGGACAAGTGGCTG AAGCCAGATGGACTAATTTTCCCAGACAGGGCAACCCTTTATGTCACTGCCATTGAAGACAGGCAATACAAGGACTACAAAATCCACT GGTGGGAGAATGTGTATGGTTTTGATATGTCATGCATCAAGGAGGTGGCAATTAAGGAACCCCTGGTTGATGTAGTGGATCCCAAGCAGCTGGTCAGCAACTCATGTCTCATCAGG GAGGTGGACATCTACacagtgaaggcagaggacCTGACCTTCACGTCACCGTTCTGCCTGCAGGTGAAACGGAATGACTACATCCATGCGCTGGTCACCTACTTCAACATTGAGTTTACCCGTTGCCACAAGAGGATCGGCTTCTCCACCA GCCCAGAGTCTCCATACACCCACTGGAAGCAAACTGTTTTCTACTTGGATGATTACCTGACTGTCAAGACTGGTGAGGAGATCTTTGGCACCATCAGCATGAAGCCAAACATCAAGAACAAT AGAGACCTGGACTTCACCGTAGACATCGACTTCAGGGGTCAGCTGTGTGAGATGTCAAAGACATCAGAGTACAGGATGCGTTAG